A portion of the Stella humosa genome contains these proteins:
- a CDS encoding YihY/virulence factor BrkB family protein — MKTQRPPARTPLKTHFAVLLLLGSLAATGIQQGRRQRLRRQAALRLSQLKAAASAIVPLPDPMVPVLRSEPPAVEPVAADPPRGGWTDLGARVYREIWDDRVLSVAAGVTFYALLAIFPTVAALVSLYGLVADPVKISQHLGQLYFFLPAGAVEVIGGQVSRITARPPETLGLTLAASLVVSLWSANAGMKALFDALNIVHGMRETRSFVGLTLQTLTFTFGAISFLLLAVAGVVVVPAVIGWIGLGGDAERLLNGMRWPALAIALVAGLVILYRWGPCRPTAPGPKSTGPSGRAYWPGILLGSLVAALAWIVFSMLFSWYVANFADYNQTYGSLGAAIGFMIWIWLSATLILVGGEIDAEIERRPPWRRPGD; from the coding sequence GTGAAGACACAACGGCCACCCGCCCGCACCCCCCTGAAGACCCATTTCGCCGTGCTGCTGCTGCTGGGGTCCCTGGCGGCGACCGGCATCCAGCAGGGCCGCCGGCAGCGCCTGCGCCGCCAGGCTGCGTTGCGGCTATCGCAATTGAAGGCGGCGGCATCGGCGATTGTGCCGCTGCCGGATCCCATGGTTCCCGTGCTGCGCTCCGAGCCGCCGGCGGTCGAGCCGGTGGCGGCCGACCCGCCGCGCGGCGGCTGGACCGACCTCGGTGCGCGGGTCTATCGCGAGATCTGGGACGACCGGGTGCTGTCGGTGGCGGCCGGGGTCACCTTCTATGCCCTGCTGGCGATCTTCCCGACCGTCGCGGCCCTGGTGTCGCTCTACGGCCTAGTGGCCGATCCGGTGAAGATTTCCCAGCATCTGGGCCAGCTCTACTTCTTCCTGCCCGCGGGTGCGGTGGAGGTCATCGGCGGGCAGGTTTCGCGCATTACGGCGCGGCCGCCGGAGACGCTGGGCCTCACGCTCGCCGCCAGCCTCGTGGTGTCGCTGTGGAGCGCCAACGCCGGCATGAAGGCGTTGTTCGACGCCCTCAACATCGTCCACGGCATGCGCGAGACGCGCTCCTTCGTCGGCCTCACCTTGCAGACCCTGACCTTCACCTTCGGCGCGATATCGTTCCTGCTGCTGGCGGTGGCCGGCGTGGTCGTGGTGCCAGCCGTCATCGGCTGGATCGGCCTGGGCGGCGATGCCGAGCGGCTGTTGAACGGGATGCGCTGGCCGGCGCTGGCGATCGCGCTCGTGGCCGGGCTGGTGATCCTCTATCGCTGGGGTCCTTGCCGGCCAACCGCGCCTGGCCCGAAGTCGACCGGCCCCTCGGGTCGAGCGTACTGGCCGGGCATCCTGCTCGGCAGCCTGGTGGCAGCACTGGCCTGGATCGTCTTCTCGATGCTCTTCTCCTGGTATGTCGCGAACTTCGCCGACTACAACCAGACCTATGGGTCGCTGGGCGCGGCAATCGGTTTCATGATCTGGATCTGGCTGTCGGCCACGCTGATCCTGGTCGGCGGCGAGATCGACGCTGAGATCGAGCGCCGGCCGCCCTGGCGCCGGCCGGGGGACTGA